GGTCAGTCATTCTCGGAACACCTTTGATAGGGTAGCAAAGATTCGCAGTCAAGGATTTAGGATCACCAATGATCCTTCTCTCAAGAATCTGGTCCAAAACCAGCCGCATAGGAAGATATCGAGTCCATAATCCCTCGGTCGCCAGAAGATTCTTTTCCTTTGCAAAGGCAAAAACCTTTCTAGCCTCGTCTGCGTTCACCGTAAAGGGTTTTTCACAAAGAACATGTTTGCGATGCTCGAGGCACATCATCATATGTTGGTAATGGAAAGAATGTGGGGTACAGACATACACCAATTCAACATCCTCGTCCTCCAACATTTCTTCATACGATCCATACGCTTTTGAGATGCCCCATTTTTTAGCAAATGCCTGAGCTTTCTCCAAATCACGGGAAGCTACTGCATACGCTTCGATATCCTCCATCTGGGTTATCGTGTTTGCCATTTTACGTGCAATATTCCCTGCTCCTAAAATTGCCATTTTCATAGATCACCTCCAACTCTTTTCAGTATAGACGCTCGATTACTGTTAGGAAAGAAACTTTTTATATTTCCAAAACCAAAAAACAGTTTAAAGCGAGGGAAATCATCCCCATAATGGCAAAAACAGTATTGGTCCTCACTTTCTGGGATGGTTTTACCAAAAGATTAATCAAAGACCAAAGGGCGAGCAGAATTGCAGTACTGACCGAAAGCAAGGTAATCTTGCCAAGGAGCGAAACAAAAGGAAGCAACGTTGTAAAGGCAAGTGAAGCCCTAAGACCTCCATGGGTACCTATTGAAAGAAAGAGGAAAGAGGCAGCGGCAAGGCCAAGGGTTCCCAGGACAGCAGGTATGAACTTTTCTGGGTTTACAAGCAGCACGTAACAGATATTGACCGAAGCCAAGGTTACTATTTTCAATGATTCTGAAACGCTGTAGAAAACCGGTTGTACCGGACTGTCTTTGTCAAAAAGATGATAGACACTGGATATCGTAAAGAAAGCAATGAAAAAACTGAATGCCAAAATTGACCAGATCGCCGATGACCCAAAGGTTGGATGATAGGTTTCAATAGTAATGATAAGATAGACAAGCAGGAAAATTGCACCAGAGGCCCCGATAATATCAACAATGGCATTGAACACAGAAACAGGCTTGTAATTCCTTTCGCTTCTTGGTTGCCTGTTAAAGGTATCGCTGTTGAAATTGAAATTAAAGGACGTTCCGTTTTTCAATTTGGCTGAGAATTCAATTTTATGAACCTGAGGGGCATGGTCTGAGATTTCTTTTACCTGTTTTTGGAAATCAGCGAAAACATTAGTCAATTCATCCATATTCAACTCCAAAACTTATCGGTTTTAATTTCGGCAATAAGGCGGGATACCTGCTCCTTGAGAGCATCGCAAATAAGTTGCTCGGCCTGTTTTTGGTCAGTCTTTGCCAATTCTATAGCCTGGGGAAACTCCATGGGGCTTCCTACATTTGCATAGTAATTGCGCGAAACAACAGTCATTTGTCTGCCCGCGGTCTTTGATCGTTTATATTTTACCCTTCTTTTGGGGGCAATGAGACCAATAGGAATAATAGGGACAGGGTTTTTTAAATACATCCTTGCAATGCCTGGACGAAAAACATCCAATTCCTGTTGGGTATTGAGCCGACCTTCAGGAAAAATGTAGATACTATCACCTTCTTTGAGATAGGAGACGGCAACATCCACAACTTTCTTGCGATCTTCCGGAGAAAGGGCCTTTACCTGCTCTGTCCAACCAAGGAAACTGCCGACTACAGGAATGCCAAACCCTGGACCAATGACTACATGCAAGGGGTCTTTCATCAACGTAGTGACAAAATGTACATCACTGGAACTGAAATGGTTTGAACAGAAAATCTTCGGTCCCGGAGGCAACGGTTCTTCCTGCCAGGTCTGGAAATCATAATTCAGCTGAAGGCTTAATTTCACGACCTTTCGGTAAATTCCGTGCAAGAAATGACTCAGTGGCTTCACTCGATGCTCCTATGAAGCAGTGTACGGGCTTGGGAAGGCAGGGTCAATACAATTCGCGTCCCCTTAGTACCAGGTAGGCATCCAGAGAAATTTATCAAGCATCGGGTCAAACACCTCATGGGAATGTACACCATATACTTTGAGCAGATTTTCCTTGGTGATTACAGTTTCGATGGAACCTTCAGCCATGATTTTCCCTTTCCGCAGCAAGATCACCTCATCACTGTATACTTGTACCAAAAGCAAATCATGGAGTACGCAAACGACACTCAAACCCCTATCAACCAGACGACGGAGCAAATTCATCATTTTTCTCTGGTGTTTGACATCAAGGTGGTTGACCGGCTCATCCAAAAGAAGAATCTTTGCATCCTGGCAGAGGGCACGGGCCAACAGGACCCGTTGCAATTCACCTCCCGATATCTCGGTAACGCTTTTATCACTCAGATTTGCAATGTCACAGTCTTCCATGGCCCTGTCGACCGCATGGCTAGCATCTTCGCCGTTATAGACATACCGTCCCATGGAGACGGCTTCACGCACCGTAAACCCGTATTCGATTTTTCCGTTCTGGGGAACAAAACCGAGGATCCTGGCAATTTCTTTCTGCTTCAGTGAACTGACATCCAAACCTTCGACATAGGCAACACCTTCTTGGGGAAGCAACTGTTTGTAAAAATATTTAAGCAACGTGCTTTTCCCGCTGCCATTCGGTCCAGTGAGGGCTACAAATTTATGTTCGGGAATGGAAAGTGAAAATCCTGAAAAAACAGCGTTGTGATGATATCCCCCATTGAGGTTTTTAGTTTCCAGGCTATACATAGCTGTGCCTACCTTTTCTAAGCATCCAGACAAACAGGGGGGCACCAAGCAGTGAGGTGATAACCCCAACCGGCATTTCCCCAGACTGAAGCAGACATCGGCTAAGCGTGTCGCTCCCAAGTAGCAGCAAAGAACCGAGCAGGCTGGTGGGAAGAAGCAGGTTCTTATGGTTTGGCCCGATGAGAATCCTTATTATATGGGGAGCCATAAGGCCTATAAACCCTATTACCCCAAAAAATGAAACACAGGTTGCGACCCCGAACGTTGAAAGCAACAGGAGGAGAATCCTTGCTTTGCCCATCGGCAGTCCACCGCTGAGGGCAGACCCTTCGTCAAGGAGCAGCATATCCAAATCCCTATGCCTGATATATAAGGGGATGATGCAGATCAAAGAACAAACAAAGGTAAAACCTACCTGCGACCAGGTGCTGGATGAAAAACTTCCCAGGGTCCAGAATAGGATCCGGTCATACTGTTCATGGTTGAGAAACATCAACAGTGTCATACCTGCAGATAAGATATAGTTTGCAGCGACCCCGGTAAGGATCAAGGTGGTCTGGCTGACCTTTGTATGGGAACCGATCAGGAAAATGAAAAGGGTGGTGAGCAAGGCTCCTAGCAAGGCAGAGAAGGGGAGTCCCAACACCGAGGCATACCCAAGTGTTATGGCTAGGGCGACCCCAAAGGAAGCTCCGCTCGAAACACCTAAAACAAAGGGGTCAGCCATAGGGTTTCTCAGTGCAGATTGGAAAACCGCACCGGAACTTCCCAGAATGGTCCCGCAGAAAATTGCAGCCAGGACTCTGGGAAGGCGAAGATTGAAAATGATATAAGGAAAGGAAGGGTCTGTCTCATTTCCCAGAAACGTTGCCAAGGTATCAGCAAAGGAAATTTTCGCTGGTCCCAACGTGAGAGATGTAAAACCTAACAGAATGATACAAAACGTAAAGATGGTGGAAAGATGACGTTTCAAAGGGATACCTCAGGGTGGATAGCCTTTGTCAGGGCTATCAGTGCATCGGCGCTCCGGGGTCCCTGCCTGCTCAGCATGTCAGAGTCGACTAGAATAAATGCACCTTTTTTGGTTGCAGACAAATCGCTGTAGGGTTTTGTCGTTGAAAAGAGGGAGAGGGTTTCCTCTGCCGTTTCTCCCCACCTTGGGCTGACAATGATCAAATCGGGATTCTGCTTTACCAGTAATTCCTTGCTATAGGTCCATTTTGTAGCATCCTGGGCAATGTTTATTGCCCCAGCCATGGTAATCATCTGGCTGATAAAGGTATCGCCGGTGGCAGTCCCGTCGAAAGAACCGAAATCGACCATATAATATACCCGGGGTTTACTGAGGTCCTTGCTAGCTTCCAATACTTTTGCAACGTTTCGTTTCATGGAATCGACTAGGCGTTGTCCCTCTGCTTCCTTTCCTATAATCAAGGCAATGTCTTCGATCAAAGCATACGTTCCCTCAAAGGATTCCTGCTTATTGATGCACACTACCTTAATGGAAGCTTTCTGCAGAGCTGTGATCAGCTGGTCGCTTACGAAGGAACTTGCAAGTACCAAATCAGGTCTCAATGCTATGAGTTTTTCAACCGAAGGGTTGTACAGTGTCCCGATACTTGGCAAAGAAGCAACCTCAGCAGGAAAATTGCAATAATCAGTCCTGCCTACAAGCCGGTCAAGTGCTCCCAAAGCTGCTACTGTCTCTGTGACATTCGGGGCCAGGCTTACAATCCTCATTGGTGTTGGTAAAAGAGCTATCTCGTTGCCAAGGCTGTCAATGTACGTCTGTCCTACATTTTTCACCTCTGCCTGAGGTTGTGAGAACAGCGCCAGGTTGCTACTCAACAAGGCTATGCAGATAATCAATAGTTTGCATTTTTTCATAAGGCCCCTTTGGAATAACGGGCATGAACCATACCCAAGCCTATACTCCGTAGGCTTTTCGTAAAAATCTGCGTCAGGTCTCCTGGCTTAGGCATACTCAGAATCTACGACTTCCCGCATCATGCAGTGTCTTTGGTGTAGATTCCCAGCCTTTACAGTGGCGGGACCGCAGGGGCTTTTACCCCTTTCCCTTGGCGTCAGACACCTTATCCTACGATTGTACCATCATGGTGTCAAGCTAATCAGGTTGACCAGAATAAAACCGTAGGATACTATCGCCTTTATGGAATATGCACAGATAGAAATCTATACTGATGGTGGTTGTAGCGGCAATCCCGGTCCTGGTGGCTGGGCTTATGTACTTCGAGCCGATGGCGTTTTTGAAAAAGAGGCCAGTGGCGGATCAAAGGCTACCACCAATAATCGAATGGAACTGACAGCGGTCATCGAGGCTTTGAAGGCCTGTCTTTCCTATAACCCTAAAAAAGTAATCATCAATACCGACAGCCAGTATGTGCGAAATGGGATTACCTCCTGGATTGCCAAGTGGAGAACAAACGGATGGCGTACCGCTTCCAAGGAACCAGTAAAGAACAAAGAATACTGGGTTGCATTGGATACGTTGAACCAACAGCTTCCTGTCACCTACAATTGGGTAAAAGGACATGCTGGCATTGAATTGAATGAACGGTGTGATTCTCTTGTGCGCAATGAAATGGATGCAATTCTCCGGGGGTAGTTCCATGGATTCTGAAAAACCTAGTCTCTGGTCCCTGTATATTTCTTTCGTGAAAATCGGGGGGCTTACCTTTGGCGGAGGGTTGGCCATGCTTCCTATGCTCCAAAAAGAAGTAGTTGAGAAACACCATTGGGCAACCGAAGATGATTTGCTCGATTGCTATGCAGTAGGGCAATGTACCCCGGGGATCATCGCGGTCAATACTGCGACCATGCTAGGCTATAGAAAGCGAGGTATCCTGGGGGGAATCGTCGCCACTTTGGGGGAAGTAACCCCCTCGCTGGTAATCATTACCTTTCTTTCTGCCTTATTAAAGCAGCTTGAAGGGAACCTAATCATGGAGCAGGCTTTTACGGGGATCAGGGTAGCAGTCTGCGTCTTGATAGCGCAAGCAATTTTGAAACTCTACAAGAAAAGCATTATCGACATTCCTACCATCATACTCTGTGCCCTAACAATCATAGGAACTGTTTTTTTAGGTTTTTCCCCTATATGGTTCATTTTTCTGGGTATAACCTATGGTCTTTTGGTGCAAAAACTGAAAAGAGGTAAGGCAAAATGATTTTTTTGAGTCTCTATTTTGCATTTTTTAAGATCGGCCTGTTTGCCATCGGAGGCGGCCTTGCAACCTTGCCCTTTCTCTATGACCTTGCAGAGACCCATCCTCTTTGGCTGACTGCCAAAGACATTGCCGATATGATAGCAATCTCTGAATCAACGCCAGGACCTATCGGTATCAACATGGCAACCTACGCCGGATACTTGACTGCAGGTCCTTTGGGCGGCATTATCGCAACACTGGGTGAAATAACCCCCAGTATCATCATAATCATCGTCATTGCAAGGTTTCTAAGCAAATTCGACCAGAACAAGTATGTCAAAGATGCTTTCTACGGATTACGCGCGGCGGTAATCGGCCTCATTGTGTACGGAGGTTCAAAAGTATTTCTTGTAACGTTATTCCACGGTACCCACCTGCAATACAAAGAGGCAATACTGTTTGTCGTCTTATTTATCCTTGCTCAGAAAGGCAAGAAAGTGCATCCGTTAATCTGGATTCTCATCGCAGCAATCGCTGGAATAGTGTT
The sequence above is a segment of the Sphaerochaeta pleomorpha str. Grapes genome. Coding sequences within it:
- the rnhA gene encoding ribonuclease HI, which gives rise to MEYAQIEIYTDGGCSGNPGPGGWAYVLRADGVFEKEASGGSKATTNNRMELTAVIEALKACLSYNPKKVIINTDSQYVRNGITSWIAKWRTNGWRTASKEPVKNKEYWVALDTLNQQLPVTYNWVKGHAGIELNERCDSLVRNEMDAILRG
- a CDS encoding chromate transporter, encoding MIFLSLYFAFFKIGLFAIGGGLATLPFLYDLAETHPLWLTAKDIADMIAISESTPGPIGINMATYAGYLTAGPLGGIIATLGEITPSIIIIIVIARFLSKFDQNKYVKDAFYGLRAAVIGLIVYGGSKVFLVTLFHGTHLQYKEAILFVVLFILAQKGKKVHPLIWILIAAIAGIVFKLQ
- a CDS encoding lysophospholipid acyltransferase family protein, producing the protein MKPLSHFLHGIYRKVVKLSLQLNYDFQTWQEEPLPPGPKIFCSNHFSSSDVHFVTTLMKDPLHVVIGPGFGIPVVGSFLGWTEQVKALSPEDRKKVVDVAVSYLKEGDSIYIFPEGRLNTQQELDVFRPGIARMYLKNPVPIIPIGLIAPKRRVKYKRSKTAGRQMTVVSRNYYANVGSPMEFPQAIELAKTDQKQAEQLICDALKEQVSRLIAEIKTDKFWS
- a CDS encoding hemolysin III, with the protein product MDELTNVFADFQKQVKEISDHAPQVHKIEFSAKLKNGTSFNFNFNSDTFNRQPRSERNYKPVSVFNAIVDIIGASGAIFLLVYLIITIETYHPTFGSSAIWSILAFSFFIAFFTISSVYHLFDKDSPVQPVFYSVSESLKIVTLASVNICYVLLVNPEKFIPAVLGTLGLAAASFLFLSIGTHGGLRASLAFTTLLPFVSLLGKITLLSVSTAILLALWSLINLLVKPSQKVRTNTVFAIMGMISLALNCFLVLEI
- a CDS encoding Gfo/Idh/MocA family protein; translated protein: MKMAILGAGNIARKMANTITQMEDIEAYAVASRDLEKAQAFAKKWGISKAYGSYEEMLEDEDVELVYVCTPHSFHYQHMMMCLEHRKHVLCEKPFTVNADEARKVFAFAKEKNLLATEGLWTRYLPMRLVLDQILERRIIGDPKSLTANLCYPIKGVPRMTDPALAGGALLDVGVYPINFAMMVFGNKIEHISSTCTKTETGVDAANSITLTFKNGNMAILHSSMLCNSDRRGMIFGTKGFIEFLNINNCEGINVYDLDYNLIENYKPFKFITGFEHEVEASQKAIAEGKLECKQMPHSETIQVMEIMDGLRKEWGITYPME
- a CDS encoding FecCD family ABC transporter permease; the protein is MKRHLSTIFTFCIILLGFTSLTLGPAKISFADTLATFLGNETDPSFPYIIFNLRLPRVLAAIFCGTILGSSGAVFQSALRNPMADPFVLGVSSGASFGVALAITLGYASVLGLPFSALLGALLTTLFIFLIGSHTKVSQTTLILTGVAANYILSAGMTLLMFLNHEQYDRILFWTLGSFSSSTWSQVGFTFVCSLICIIPLYIRHRDLDMLLLDEGSALSGGLPMGKARILLLLLSTFGVATCVSFFGVIGFIGLMAPHIIRILIGPNHKNLLLPTSLLGSLLLLGSDTLSRCLLQSGEMPVGVITSLLGAPLFVWMLRKGRHSYV
- a CDS encoding ABC transporter substrate-binding protein, whose translation is MKKCKLLIICIALLSSNLALFSQPQAEVKNVGQTYIDSLGNEIALLPTPMRIVSLAPNVTETVAALGALDRLVGRTDYCNFPAEVASLPSIGTLYNPSVEKLIALRPDLVLASSFVSDQLITALQKASIKVVCINKQESFEGTYALIEDIALIIGKEAEGQRLVDSMKRNVAKVLEASKDLSKPRVYYMVDFGSFDGTATGDTFISQMITMAGAINIAQDATKWTYSKELLVKQNPDLIIVSPRWGETAEETLSLFSTTKPYSDLSATKKGAFILVDSDMLSRQGPRSADALIALTKAIHPEVSL
- a CDS encoding chromate transporter; the protein is MKWMQFSGGSSMDSEKPSLWSLYISFVKIGGLTFGGGLAMLPMLQKEVVEKHHWATEDDLLDCYAVGQCTPGIIAVNTATMLGYRKRGILGGIVATLGEVTPSLVIITFLSALLKQLEGNLIMEQAFTGIRVAVCVLIAQAILKLYKKSIIDIPTIILCALTIIGTVFLGFSPIWFIFLGITYGLLVQKLKRGKAK
- a CDS encoding ABC transporter ATP-binding protein; protein product: MYSLETKNLNGGYHHNAVFSGFSLSIPEHKFVALTGPNGSGKSTLLKYFYKQLLPQEGVAYVEGLDVSSLKQKEIARILGFVPQNGKIEYGFTVREAVSMGRYVYNGEDASHAVDRAMEDCDIANLSDKSVTEISGGELQRVLLARALCQDAKILLLDEPVNHLDVKHQRKMMNLLRRLVDRGLSVVCVLHDLLLVQVYSDEVILLRKGKIMAEGSIETVITKENLLKVYGVHSHEVFDPMLDKFLWMPTWY